The DNA segment CCACGTCTTCGGCATCGGCCCGGTTGAAGGCATAGGCGAAAAAAAACATCATGGCATGGCCGGCCCCGATGATCCGGGCGCCCAGGGAATAAGTGGTATGGTGTTTCTCGGCGATTTCAGTCCCCCGGCGGTAGGCTTCGGCAAACCGCTCGACGGCCATGATGGCGCCCACGTATTCAAACCCGCCCCCCTTGCGGGCGTCGGCGAACCGGGCCAGGTCAGGCGAGGGGATCTCCATGAACCGGCTCTTCTGCACCGGCGGGATGGGCAGAAACCCGGCCGCCCCGGTGTCGGTAATGGACCGCACCGACTCCTGGAGCAGGTTGCGTTTAAAGATCAGCTCTTTTTTCGAGTGGGCGCCGAAAGCGACATTAATATGGAAGAACCCCCTGGCCCAGTCCGGCTTGGGAGTCATCCAGGGGGTCATGTCCTCGGCCACCTGGACGCCGGTAAACCGGGAAATGATCTCGGGCATGAGGTCGGCGGTTTCGGACACATAAATCAGCACGTCGTTATACCGGTAGTTGGGGAAAAGCCGGATGCCCAGCTTCGTGATGATGCCGGTGGTGCCGGACCAGCCCAGGAACAGGCCGGACAGGTCGGGCAGCGGCGCCCTGGAAAACCACTGGGGCGACACGCTGCACGAACCGGTGCGCACGATCTCGCCCGTGGGCAGCACCGCCTCCAGACCGGTCAGCATGTCCGAATGAAAGCCGCCCAGCACCGACAGGTGGCCGGAGCCGTGAATGCAGACATTGCCGGCGATGGTGGCCGCCGGCGGGGCGTCGGGCATGGAGTGCTTCAGGCCGGGGTGGTGTTTGGACAGGTAGGCCTTGAGCACGCCCTGGGTCACCCCGGCCTCCACCACGGCGTAGCGGCTGACCGGGTTGACCTCGATGATCCGGTCCATCCGCTTCATGTCCACGATGACCCCGCCCTTCAAGGCCCGGGTCAGGCCGGATAGCACCAGTCCCCCGCCCATGGGCACCAGCGGCACCTTGTGCGCGTTGGCCAGCCGCACGATTTGCGCCACCTGGTCGGCGGTTTCCGGCATGGCCACGGCATCGGGCGCGGCCGGCGGCATGGTGCCCTGGTCCATGGAGTAGAGATAGCGCTCCTCGGGTTCGGCCGAAACAAACGCCTCGCCCACGATGGCCTGCAGTTTTTTAATGAAGTCGTTCATGACATTATTCTCCCAAAGCCGCCTGGACCAGGTCGCTGACCAGAATCGGCATCAGGCCGCGCCCGGCCACCTCCTGGGCCATGGTGGCCATGCAGAAGGGACAGTTGAACACGCAATAGACGGCCTTGACTTTCAGCATGTCGGATATGTTTCTCTCCACCAGGTCGTCGGCCGTCTCGTCCCGCTGATGGGCCCGGGGCACGCCCCCGCAGCACAGGGCGTTGTCCCGGTCATACTCGCGGGGCGCGCGGATGGCGCCGATCTTCTCAAAAATCCGGTCCAGGACCGCGTCGGTTTCCGGGCAAAGCCGGTTGGAGCAGGGCCGCTGATAGGCGATGACCTGGTTCAACGGCTTGATGCGATCGGCCAGTACCGCCAACCGTCGGTCGATATAGTCAAACAGATGGATCGGCCGGAAAGGCACGGTAATGCCAAAGGCCCGGGCCAGAGTGGTGTAGGTGCCGTAGCACTCGTCATGGAAACAGACCATGTCCGTGACGCCCGAATCCTTCATGTAAAAGGACATGATATTGTCGATCACCCGGGGCACCCGCTCGCGGATGACCGAATTCTTGGCAAAATGCAGCCACATGATATTGCAGAACACGTCATTGCCGGAAATGACCGAGGCCCCTTCAAAAAGACGGCCGCGGATGGATCCGGCCAGCATGGGAAAAGCGCACATGTTGACCAGGGGCGCGGCAACGGCTGCCCTGGTCAGCCGCCCCTTGAACGCCATCATCTTCAACTGCTCGGCCACGATGGGCCGGGGCGCGGGCAGCAGGCCCATCTCCTCCTGGCGCTCCACCAGGACAAAGAAGGGGTTGTTGCCGTTGGGGCAATACTCCTGGCAGGCGTAACAGGTCAGGCATTCACGCAGCACCCGGCTGTCCTGTCCGGCGTTGATCTTCTGCTTTTCCTGCCTGGCCTCGGCCACGTCGGCAAAAGCGATGTACTGGCACTTCATCAGGCAATCGATGGTTTCGCAGGCCGCGCAGACAGCGGGATTAAAGGCAATGGCGTTCACGATGGACCCCCATAAAAATCAAACCATTCATAAAATATTCGGGTCACCCGGGTAGCTGTTCAAGCATACGGTCGTAAAATTGATTGACGATCCCGGCGGTATAAACCGGTTGATACGTACCGATAGACAGCGTCAGGCTTCCGGCATACCCGGTCATTCCCATTCCAAAGAGGGGCGGATTCATCGGCGGAACCGTCAGCCAGGCCCTTGCGGCCGGCTGGTCATACGTCACATCCTCCGCCTTTATCGGCCCCATATTGGTCAGGGCATTGACCAGCCCGATCCGTTTCATTGAAAACAGCAACAAACCGCCGAAAATATTCTTTGCCAATCTGGCCGGCATCAGGCTGATGGTCGGCATGACGCCGATATAGTCGCTCAGCCCCAGCCAGTTCTTTTTCCGCAGGCCGATAATATGGGAAATTCTTTTGACCGAATCCGAAAACGAATGACCCAGGTCGCTGCCGGGAAAAGCAAACTCCAGGGCGCTTAAGTTGCAGATCCCTTCGCCTCTTCCCGATGGCAGGTAATGCAGGCGCAAATCCGCCGTCATCAGGGCCTGCAACCTGCTTTTATGATCCCAGTCGCCCAGATCCGTCATGGCGCTGAAAAACGAGGCCATCAGCATATCGTTTAAGGTGGCCTTCATTGTCCGGCCGTAAGCGGCGATCCTGGCCACCCTGTCGGCCGGGATATGGCGCACGACGTATTCCGGCCGACCGCCGAAATCCCCCTCCCGGCTGAATCCAAATCCTTTGGACGACGTCAGCAGTTTCCACTGCGTTCGTAAATAGTTTACATAAATCCTGGGATAGGCCATTTTGGGGATCAATCGCAACACCTGCCACGAACCGCGTGAACCGTGAAGATTCGGTTCGGGAAGGTAATCCGGGTTCTCCGCCAGGGCATTGTATATCCCGGCCAGAGCGCCGGACACTTCCTTGCAGCCGCCCGCGTCCGCCGCTTCATGGGAAATCTTGAGGATAAGCCGGTTTTTTCCGGAGGCGTCATCCTGCCACAGGCACCCGCTCACCTGCGGCCCGCCATGAGCGTCATGGGGTTTTGCGCGGAAGGCTTCATACCCGTCCCCGGAGCTGACAACGATAAAATTATCACGTTGACTGCTTTCCAGCCGCTGCCAGTATGTTCGAATATTTCCGACGATGAGTCTGCACCCCAGAACCGGCTCGGCATCCAGCACCAGGTCAAAGGCGCGGGTCAGTCTTTTGACATCCAGCCGGTGATCGAATTCCATCTCCAGGTGGAGCATCATTTCACCCATGGCGCCGAGGATATACACCACCTTGTCCGTTGCCATCGATGGCAGTCGCTTTGGTATGTTGACTGTCATTGTTCTTTTTACGGGCAAAAAGCGCATTCTAAACCTTATGTTGCAATGTTTTTCAGGCGTATATTGTATGAGGTCAGCATGTTATCCTGGTCCGACCCCTCAAATAAGGCCTGCGTCCTTCAAGACATTTTCCATCACTTCTTGATCCCACCCCGATATCCGATTTTTTCCGACAAAAATCAAAGGGACGCCTCGCCCCCTGAGATCATTAAATTTTTTGAGATTCTCCTCTGACTCGTTGATATTATATTCAATAAACGCGACGTCGTGCTTAATCAAAAAATCTTTGGCCAGATCGCAATACCGGCACCCCCTGGCGGTGTAAAGAACAACTTCATTTGACGCCGTCTCGTCTGTTTCATAATTAGCTGCGCCATTGTCAGACATGCTGCCTTGATCATTCGGATCAGCGCCGCTGAAATACCCGTAAAGGCCGGCGGAAATTACAATAGCCGCGATAATAAACAACAGCCAACCGGTAAGGGCGGTTGAGCTTTCGCGGCTTTTAACCGGTTCTTTTCCCCCGAATGAGGATGGTCTGTCAGAACCACTGTCCGCCAACACCGTACCGCTTTTATTGTGCTTTTCATATACGATTCCGCACTGCGGACATTGCCATGCCGGCGCGAAATCATCCGGCTTCCGGGTATATCCGCATTTGGGGCAGGTAGCCCCGGCATTGTCAGGCATTGTCTTCTCCTTTTTGTATTATTAGAGATACTGCCCCAACCGAATTATTCCCCCACCTGCCGGTAAAAATCAATTGCTTTGCGTTCTTCCGTTCTCCAGGCGGATCGACAGCATATTGCCGGCAACGGCGTATTCGCCCGGCAAACCCAGCCGGTCGAATATGGCCTGGTGATCGCTTGCCGTCCTGGCCACCAGCTTGCCGTTTTTCGCCAGGGCGTCCAGATACCGGTCGGCCAGACGGCCGGCTTTGACCAGGGTCGTAAAATACATCCGGCCGTTTTCCGACAGGATTTTCTCAAGGCCAGCCAGCAGCGGGCCGGTGTCGGCCAGACAATGCAGAAGGTTCTGGCAGAGAACGGCCTGGAACGCGTTTTCGCGAAACGGCAGCCGCAGGGCGTCGGCCTGGAGAAAAACCAGATTCTCCGGCATGCGGCAGCGCTGCCCGACGATCCTGGCTTTGCCCATTCTGAGCATTTTCAGGGACTGATCCGCCAGAACGACCGGCCGTCCGGACCAGCGGCTATAGACGTCGGCCGTAAAGGCCAGGGAACCGCAGCCAAGATCCAGGACGTTCCCCTCTCCGGAAGACCGCAGGGCCTCATCGGCCATTTCCGGGAACAGGGCAACCGCATATCCCCAGATCAGGCGATTATAGAGCGGATGGCACGCCACCCGATCGTAAAAAATCCCGAACCGGGTATCGTATTCGTTGCCGGATCCGCTGTCCGGCAACACGGAATAAATGCCGGGTTCAACCAGCCGCAGGGGCGTGTTTTCCACCAGCAGGGACGCCAGATGATGCTCCGCCATCGTCACCCTGTGGTCATTTTTCTCCATGAGCGGTTACTCCATTATACTATTCATTCCGCAGGCACCGCACCCGGCCGTCCAGAATGGAGGTGAAACAGTTGCCGCAGGAAACGCAGGCCGATTCGATTGCCTGGCCGGTCCGCAGCCGGTTGACAATATCGGGCTGGATGATAAACGGACGCGCCAGGGCGATGTAGTCGGCCGCTTCCTCCCGGATGATCCGCTCCATGTCCGGGAGGCGCCGGATGCCGCCCACCACGATGACGGGAACTTTCACCTGCTTCCTGATGGCGGCCGCCGCCTCGACATTGTAGTTGTGGAGCGGGCCCGGGGTCTTCATCAGCAGGCCGGCCACCGGCCTGAGCAGGGTCCTGACCGGGCCGGGCAGGTTCCGGGTCTGACGCGCCCGGTTCAGCAGGCCGGTCGCCGGCGCACGGGTCACCCGGATGGTGTTGAGCCCGTCTTCCATGACCCCGCACGAAACCTCGATGGCGTCGATGCCCGCCCCGGCCAGTATCCCGGCCACCCTGGCGGCCTCCTCCAGGGTGGTGCCGTTTTTCATGTGGTCAAAGGCGTTGATCTTGATCAGCACCGGAAAATCGCCCAGGCGTTTTCTGATCAGGCGGATGATTTCCGTCACGATCCGGGTCCGGTTCTCGGTCGAGCCGCCCCAGCCGTCGGTCCGCCGGTTCATGGCCGGCGTCATAAACTGGGACAGCAGATACCCGTGGGCGCCGTGGAGCTGCACCCCGTCAAAACCGGCCTCGCGGGCGCGTTGGGCGGCAGCGGCAAAGCTCTCGATAATCTGAAAGATCTCCTTTTCCGTCAGCTCCCCGGGTTTATCCAGCGGAAAGGTCCGGTCCCGGATGGCGGACGGCGCCTTCGGCCGGCTGCCGGTGGTATAGGCGTCGGTCTGGCGCCCGGCATGGGCAAGCTGGAGAAAGACGGGGACCTGGTGTTCATGCACCGCCCCGGTCAGTTGCCGGAAGCCGTCAATGGTCTCGTCCCGGTCAATCATCATCTGGGTGGGAAAGGCCTTGCCGTCCTGCTGCACGCAGGCCAGGCCGGTGATGATGGCGCCCGCGCCCCCTTTGGCGATTCTGGCGTAAAAGGCGGCCAGATCCTTCCCCGGCACCCCGTCCGCGCCTGCCATGCCTTCAAAAGTCGCCGAACGGATGATCCGGTTGGGCAGCGTCACGCCCGCCAGTTGGGTGGGTTCAAATATCTGTTTCATCTATTGCCTTTCTAATTTGCGTTCCCGCCGAACCGTTTGCGGCGTATATCCCTACACAGTTCTTATGGGTTGGGCCGTCTATGTTTTTATACGTTGGTCATTGGTCTCTCTGAAAAGAATAAAAGCATGGACGTCCCCCATCATACCCCGGTGGTTGGTATTTCCATTTGTCACACCCGCTGTCGCAGCATTGTCACAGCTCATTGTCACAGCTTGTCACAGCTTTCCCAAAACATAGTGACGGGTGGGATCGGTGGCTCCCGCGCCGACTTCGGCAACAACCCCTTTATCGATCATTCCCTTGAGATCCCGCTGCAGACTGCGGCGGTTGACGCTCGGGCAGAGCAACTCAAAATTCTGGATGGTCAGCTTGCCATGCTGGATAAGATAGCCCAGCGCCCTGGCTTGCCGCTCATTAAGCCCGTGTTTTTTCACCAGCACATCCCGGCGGATGACCTGCTCCCCTCGCTGCCGCACTTCGATCATCTGGGACTCCAGTCCGGTGACGAAGTAGTCAAGCCATGAGGTCATGTCCATGGCGTTCTCCCGGACGCTCTGGATGGCTTGGTAAAATGAAGGCCGGTCACGGTCGTAGTATTCGCTGATGGTAAACAGCCGCTTGAAATCATACCCGGCTTTGTAAAGGCAGAGAGTGGACAACAAACGGGAGGCGCGGCCGTTACCGTCCAGAAAAGGATGAATGTGCACCAGTTGATACTGAGCGATGCCGCTGATCAGCACCGGGTGAATTTCGGAACCCCTGTTCAGCCACTTGACCAGCTCCGACATCATCACCGGCACCTCCACCGCCGGGGGTGGGGTGTAGAGCACCCGGCCGGTGGCAACATTGACCACATAATTCTGGATACGCCGATACTCGCCGGGGGCCGCCTGGCCGCCGCGCACGCCTTCCAGCAGCTTGCGGTGGATCTCGCGGATCATCCCCTCGGTGATCGGATCTCCGCTGTCCAGACATTCGGAGACAAATTCAAAGGCCGCACGATAATTGAGCAGTTCCCGCACGTCATCCGGATCGGCTTCCGGCACCGCCTCTCCGTTCCATAATCGCGTGGCCTGATCCAGGGTCAGCCGGGTGCCTTCGATGTGGGTGGTGTGGTGAGCTTCCAAAATCAAAGCCCGGTCGCTCATCTCCCGCACCCAGTCGGCGGAAAGCCGGGCCGCCTCCAGAAAGCCCCGCGCCCGCTCGATACTGGTTATCGCGGCCGTCATGCGGCCGGTAATGGTAAACCTGGGGGTAAAAGTATTCATATCAACACCTATTTTGTCTCATTCTGATACTTTCCGATCATGGTACCCAGTGCCGTTTTCAGCGTGACGGGAATCCGGGAGGCCCGGACGATAATATCATACGCCATATCTGAAAAATCATCGGTATCCATTAGCGATTTCCTCCTGCTGAATCTGCTTTCCCCGCGGTGCCAGATCCGCGATAAACGGTATATCGAATTTGTTCTCAATCATGCGTCAACAGTGGGCAAAGTTCTCTCATCATAAATAGACAACCTGGTACCGGAATCCAGGCAAGTTTTCGGAAACAGGTTCTCCGTCCGGGGATATTCCGGAATCCAGCCCGTATAAGGGGTCTCCGGAAATGAAACACTTCAATACGCGATATTCTGCCCATACTTTTTTCCTGTTAATTCATCATCCACAACTTGATTTTTAGGAATTGTGTATGATGTCCCCGAAATTTTGGAAATTTTGTGTTACCACGAGCAGGCGGAGGGGTTACCCTAGATCCATTGCATTCCTCGCGTCCAGAAGCCGCGCGCATACATCCTCAATTTCCTTTCTTGATACTTGGGTCTTCAATGGCCATTGTGCGGTCACGGTCAGGAGGCTTAGCCCTATGGTGCCATCCACATTTTTTAACGTCGCAACGTTCAGTTTCGACAAAGCCTTAGTCTTTGCTGTCGGGAGGTATTTGGCAACATTGCGATGATCCCATTCTGAGCGAATTTTGGTCAACTCAATGTGAACAACAATTGTATCCCCTTCATTATGCAATTTTAACTTGATCCGCTTCGAAGGATCGATCCCGTGAACGTGAACTTCCCTCCCAAAGTCGTGGGAGTCAATACTGCCATCTGATTCTAGGCAAACCGCCATTTCCTCAAGCACGAGAGGATTACTGCTCGATACTTGATCGCTGAAGGTCATTCGATATGCTTCTCGAAACGCTTCTATCGCTGAGGTGAACGGGAGACGCGACTGTTGTTTATCTCTGGTGCATCCTTCCACCGTTCTGGCCAGATACGATGGAAGACAACGCCAGTTGCAGGAAAACCTCGTGCGAATACTGTCTCTCACGTGTTCTTTGAATTTATGGAAGTTTTGCTCGTTGGGGCGTGGGTCATCACCAACGAAAAGAAAATAGGCAAGCATCCCGTATCCAAAAGTATCGACTGCCGTATGTCGAGTACTTACACCAGCTTTCATGCCAGTAGCGGTCTGCTCTGGGGCCGCATAGCCTTGGGCGCGAGCACCATGAACTACTGACAAGTCCGACGCTCCTTTGTGCCAGGATAGATCGAAATCAAGCACTAC comes from the Thermodesulfobacteriota bacterium genome and includes:
- a CDS encoding glutaredoxin domain-containing protein, with amino-acid sequence MPDNAGATCPKCGYTRKPDDFAPAWQCPQCGIVYEKHNKSGTVLADSGSDRPSSFGGKEPVKSRESSTALTGWLLFIIAAIVISAGLYGYFSGADPNDQGSMSDNGAANYETDETASNEVVLYTARGCRYCDLAKDFLIKHDVAFIEYNINESEENLKKFNDLRGRGVPLIFVGKNRISGWDQEVMENVLKDAGLI
- a CDS encoding (Fe-S)-binding protein, with the translated sequence MNAIAFNPAVCAACETIDCLMKCQYIAFADVAEARQEKQKINAGQDSRVLRECLTCYACQEYCPNGNNPFFVLVERQEEMGLLPAPRPIVAEQLKMMAFKGRLTRAAVAAPLVNMCAFPMLAGSIRGRLFEGASVISGNDVFCNIMWLHFAKNSVIRERVPRVIDNIMSFYMKDSGVTDMVCFHDECYGTYTTLARAFGITVPFRPIHLFDYIDRRLAVLADRIKPLNQVIAYQRPCSNRLCPETDAVLDRIFEKIGAIRAPREYDRDNALCCGGVPRAHQRDETADDLVERNISDMLKVKAVYCVFNCPFCMATMAQEVAGRGLMPILVSDLVQAALGE
- a CDS encoding class I SAM-dependent methyltransferase, which produces MEKNDHRVTMAEHHLASLLVENTPLRLVEPGIYSVLPDSGSGNEYDTRFGIFYDRVACHPLYNRLIWGYAVALFPEMADEALRSSGEGNVLDLGCGSLAFTADVYSRWSGRPVVLADQSLKMLRMGKARIVGQRCRMPENLVFLQADALRLPFRENAFQAVLCQNLLHCLADTGPLLAGLEKILSENGRMYFTTLVKAGRLADRYLDALAKNGKLVARTASDHQAIFDRLGLPGEYAVAGNMLSIRLENGRTQSN
- a CDS encoding Fic family protein — encoded protein: MNTFTPRFTITGRMTAAITSIERARGFLEAARLSADWVREMSDRALILEAHHTTHIEGTRLTLDQATRLWNGEAVPEADPDDVRELLNYRAAFEFVSECLDSGDPITEGMIREIHRKLLEGVRGGQAAPGEYRRIQNYVVNVATGRVLYTPPPAVEVPVMMSELVKWLNRGSEIHPVLISGIAQYQLVHIHPFLDGNGRASRLLSTLCLYKAGYDFKRLFTISEYYDRDRPSFYQAIQSVRENAMDMTSWLDYFVTGLESQMIEVRQRGEQVIRRDVLVKKHGLNERQARALGYLIQHGKLTIQNFELLCPSVNRRSLQRDLKGMIDKGVVAEVGAGATDPTRHYVLGKL
- a CDS encoding FAD-binding oxidoreductase codes for the protein MNDFIKKLQAIVGEAFVSAEPEERYLYSMDQGTMPPAAPDAVAMPETADQVAQIVRLANAHKVPLVPMGGGLVLSGLTRALKGGVIVDMKRMDRIIEVNPVSRYAVVEAGVTQGVLKAYLSKHHPGLKHSMPDAPPAATIAGNVCIHGSGHLSVLGGFHSDMLTGLEAVLPTGEIVRTGSCSVSPQWFSRAPLPDLSGLFLGWSGTTGIITKLGIRLFPNYRYNDVLIYVSETADLMPEIISRFTGVQVAEDMTPWMTPKPDWARGFFHINVAFGAHSKKELIFKRNLLQESVRSITDTGAAGFLPIPPVQKSRFMEIPSPDLARFADARKGGGFEYVGAIMAVERFAEAYRRGTEIAEKHHTTYSLGARIIGAGHAMMFFFAYAFNRADAEDVGRAAEALEETNRACLEMGGIPWKAEAPAQKEILKRMDPNTVSFMNRLRDTLDPNRIMNPGNWEV
- a CDS encoding NADH:flavin oxidoreductase, coding for MKQIFEPTQLAGVTLPNRIIRSATFEGMAGADGVPGKDLAAFYARIAKGGAGAIITGLACVQQDGKAFPTQMMIDRDETIDGFRQLTGAVHEHQVPVFLQLAHAGRQTDAYTTGSRPKAPSAIRDRTFPLDKPGELTEKEIFQIIESFAAAAQRAREAGFDGVQLHGAHGYLLSQFMTPAMNRRTDGWGGSTENRTRIVTEIIRLIRKRLGDFPVLIKINAFDHMKNGTTLEEAARVAGILAGAGIDAIEVSCGVMEDGLNTIRVTRAPATGLLNRARQTRNLPGPVRTLLRPVAGLLMKTPGPLHNYNVEAAAAIRKQVKVPVIVVGGIRRLPDMERIIREEAADYIALARPFIIQPDIVNRLRTGQAIESACVSCGNCFTSILDGRVRCLRNE